One window of the Desulfobacterales bacterium genome contains the following:
- a CDS encoding FHA domain-containing protein, with amino-acid sequence YLREIEKRIGIIKKICLSIIGWYNYLVFVSDKIIIGNRNSNDADLKIQATGISSIHGEFVRDKNEFYFVPKSGNSYISGEIVKNRIRLDTGYNIKIGNTFVFTVEYLHGDAMVLSMNNNSSINRDIYRIIMMGTSFDIGTVNCHINYPRCKDKYKVFYKDKRFSIKDPSNKIIDFMIDDVHKIGDIEVQVTRGS; translated from the coding sequence ATTATTTAAGGGAAATAGAAAAACGAATAGGCATTATAAAGAAAATTTGCTTATCGATTATTGGATGGTATAATTACCTTGTGTTTGTTTCTGATAAAATAATAATCGGGAATAGAAACAGTAATGACGCAGATTTAAAAATACAGGCGACTGGAATATCTTCTATTCATGGAGAATTTGTAAGGGATAAAAATGAATTTTATTTTGTTCCAAAATCAGGTAATTCTTATATTTCAGGCGAAATAGTCAAAAATCGAATAAGACTTGATACAGGATATAATATAAAGATTGGAAACACTTTTGTTTTTACTGTTGAATATTTACATGGAGATGCTATGGTTTTATCAATGAATAATAATAGTTCTATTAATCGAGATATTTATAGAATTATTATGATGGGAACAAGCTTTGATATTGGAACTGTTAATTGCCACATTAATTATCCGAGATGTAAAGATAAATACAAGGTTTTTTACAAAGATAAACGATTTAGTATAAAAGATCCATCTAATAAAATTATTGATTTTATGATAGATGATGTTCATAAAATAGGAGATATTGAAGTTCAAGTTACAAGGGGCAGTTGA